In Gracilinanus agilis isolate LMUSP501 unplaced genomic scaffold, AgileGrace unplaced_scaffold16742, whole genome shotgun sequence, the DNA window tctatctccttccctattgctatctttttctctctcttcccttactTGCTATCATCCTCTGTTTCTCCATCctctatttctccctctccttttcttttttctttgcatatttctctctgtctctccatttccACCTTCCTCCCTTTGcttccttctgcctctctctgccATTCTTTCAGtctcttgctttttctctttccatccatCACTATATCGCTCCATCCTacatcttcttctctcctttgcccTTTCCATCTCTCAACACATCTGTCTCTCAccctttctgtttctcctcctaGTTTTACCTTTCTTTTNTCACTATATCGCTCCATCCTacatcttcttctctcctttgcccTTTCCATCTCTCAACACATCTGTCTCTCAccctttctgtttctcctcctagttttacctttctttttctctctcctcctcccctcactcactctccccatctctttctttccctctcctttccctcaatccctatccttctgtctcttcacccaTCCATCTCTCCCTCAATGTTATCTACCTCACTCTTTTCTTtgccctctcctctcccataTTTCTCAGTtgtctctctgtcactttctttCCACCATCCTTACTCtccatccttttttctctcattaattATTTATTGCTCTCTTCCTTCCCATCCTGCCCTCACTGCCTTTCTCTATCCCTCTTCATCATTCTATGTCtcctg includes these proteins:
- the LOC123254171 gene encoding uncharacterized protein LOC123254171; its protein translation is MLLCHYPSFSFSLDPFPCLSLFFPLSLVFSWTTLPLFILCFSISFPIAIFFSLFPYLLSSSVSPSSISPSPFLFSLHISLCLSISTFLPLLPSASLCHSFSLLLFLFPSITISLHPTSSSLLCPFHLSTHLSLTLSVSPPSFTFLFLSPPPLTHSPHLFLSLSFPSIPILLSLHPSISPSMLSTSLFSLPSPLPYFSVVSLSLSFHHPYSPSFFLSLIIYCSLPSHPALTAFLYPSSSFYVSCFFSFSFFLPTLSLPPCLILFLYWSVSLCLPFPFFCQSIHSLLLLHPLSYLLFLTHTILLLSLSFPFHLPPLSFSLTLPLFFYLFSSLLPLICTTI